A stretch of the Xyrauchen texanus isolate HMW12.3.18 chromosome 20, RBS_HiC_50CHRs, whole genome shotgun sequence genome encodes the following:
- the LOC127660929 gene encoding rho-related GTP-binding protein RhoU-like: MPPQGGREYKPVPGTVVPPVPPRRFRGRDLSSAVKSRFGSAVDRRVKCVLVGDGAVGKTSLIVSYTTNGYPTEYVPTAFDNFAAVVAVDGKPVKLQLCDTAGQDEFDKLRPLCYTNADVFLLCFSVVSPTSFQNVREKWVPEIRRHCPKAPILLVGTQGDLRQDVKVLIQLAKYKERPVDTQEACLCAEEMQAVSYMECSALTQKNLKEVFDTAIVASIQYSDSQQKRLKKRTPDKMKNLSKSWWKKYCCLA; the protein is encoded by the exons ATGCCTCCGCAGGGAGGTAGAGAATATAAGCCTGTTCCAGGTACGGTTGTACCTCCGGTACCCCCGAGAAGATTCAGGGGCAGAGATTTGTCATCAGCGGTAAAGAGCCGTTTCGGGTCCGCAGTGGATCGCCGGGTGAAGTGCGTGCTGGTCGGTGATGGTGCAGTGGGGAAAACTAGTCTCATTGTGAGCTATACCACCAATGGATATCCCACTGAGTATGTTCCAACAGCTTTTGACAATTTTGCAG CGGTTGTAGCTGTGGATGGCAAGCCAGTGAAACTTCAGCTTTGTGACACTGCGGGTCAG GATGAGTTTGACAAGCTACGGCCGCTGTGTTACACCAATGCTGACGTCTTCCTGCTCTGCTTCAGTGTGGTAAGTCCCACCTCCTTCCAGAATGTGAGGGAGAAGTGGGTGCCTGAGATCCGTCGGCACTGCCCGAAGGCACCTATACTGCTGGTAGGCACTCAAGGTGACCTCCGGCAAGATGTCAAAGTGCTTATCCAGCTTGCGAAATATAAAGAGCGTCCAGTGGACACCCAAGAAGCCTGCTTATGTGCTGAAGAAATGCAGGCTGTCTCATATATGGAGTGCTCAGCACTCACCCAGAAGAACCTCAAGGAGGTGTTTGACACAGCCATAGTGGCCAGCATCCAGTACTCTGACAGCCAGCAGAAAAGACTGAAGAAGCGCACGCCTGATAAAATGAAGAATCTCTCCAAGTCTTGGTGGAAAAAATACTGCTGTCTGGCATAg